One genomic segment of Pandoraea sputorum includes these proteins:
- a CDS encoding HP0495 family protein, with product MTEEKKSLIEFPCDFPIKVMGHAQDGFAQAIVELLREFDAQFDAATVEMRPSSTGKYLGLTVTVRAHSQAHLDDIYRKLTSHPMVKVVL from the coding sequence ATGACGGAAGAGAAGAAGAGCCTGATCGAGTTTCCGTGCGACTTCCCCATCAAGGTGATGGGGCATGCGCAGGATGGCTTCGCGCAGGCCATCGTGGAATTGCTGCGCGAGTTCGATGCGCAGTTCGACGCGGCGACCGTGGAAATGCGTCCGTCCAGCACGGGTAAGTATCTCGGTCTGACCGTGACGGTGCGCGCGCATTCGCAGGCGCACCTCGATGACATTTACCGCAAGCTGACGTCCCATCCGATGGTGAAGGTGGTGCTGTAA
- a CDS encoding transcriptional regulator GcvA, which produces MDLRRLPNLSALRAFEAAARLESFSRAAEELFVTHGAISHQIRALEQELGTTLFTRNGKRISITLAGRQYAASIRAALTDIAQATRKLQAGTRSERRLVLTTMPSFASRWLTPRIGRFIDRHPELEVELRCSAQLTDFERDDVDVALRMGKGNWPGLHIEKVLDDVFFPACSPSYNGGRLPQTADEFRHSTLLRSQDEPWAPWFASAGFDIPEPMQGMMYEDSGMLSQAAIVGQGVALVRRSLAVGDIMAGRLVRLSDVDTPCEWDYFFVCPLAALETKRVQAFRTWFLEEVAAFELVKDTRQRPTKPSRAALAAGMAATAGEMATDAQLGLDPAKLPDDGAPTHA; this is translated from the coding sequence ATGGACCTTCGGAGACTTCCCAACCTAAGCGCCTTGCGCGCCTTCGAGGCGGCTGCCCGCCTGGAGAGCTTTTCCCGTGCGGCGGAAGAATTGTTCGTCACGCACGGCGCAATCAGCCATCAGATTCGTGCGCTGGAGCAGGAGCTGGGCACCACGCTTTTCACCCGCAACGGCAAGCGCATCAGCATCACGCTCGCGGGGCGTCAGTACGCAGCGTCGATCCGCGCCGCCCTCACCGACATTGCGCAGGCCACACGCAAGCTGCAAGCGGGCACGCGCAGCGAGCGGCGTCTGGTGCTCACCACCATGCCGTCGTTTGCCAGCCGCTGGCTCACGCCGCGCATCGGCCGCTTCATCGACCGCCATCCGGAACTGGAAGTGGAGTTGCGATGCAGCGCGCAGTTGACCGATTTCGAGCGCGACGACGTCGACGTCGCCCTTCGTATGGGCAAGGGCAACTGGCCGGGGCTGCACATCGAGAAGGTGCTCGACGACGTCTTTTTCCCCGCGTGCAGTCCGTCCTATAACGGTGGCAGGCTGCCGCAGACCGCCGACGAATTTCGCCACAGTACGTTGCTGCGCTCGCAAGATGAGCCGTGGGCCCCATGGTTCGCGTCCGCAGGCTTCGACATCCCCGAGCCGATGCAAGGGATGATGTACGAGGATTCCGGCATGCTCTCGCAGGCCGCTATCGTCGGTCAGGGGGTGGCGCTGGTGCGTCGTTCGCTCGCGGTGGGCGACATCATGGCGGGACGCCTCGTGCGGCTGTCCGACGTCGATACGCCTTGCGAATGGGATTACTTCTTCGTGTGTCCGCTGGCCGCGCTGGAGACGAAACGCGTACAGGCGTTCAGAACGTGGTTTCTGGAGGAAGTGGCGGCGTTCGAGCTGGTCAAGGACACGCGGCAGCGTCCGACCAAGCCGAGCCGTGCTGCGCTGGCGGCCGGGATGGCCGCGACGGCGGGGGAGATGGCGACTGACGCGCAACTGGGTCTCGACCCCGCGAAGTTGCCCGACGACGGGGCACCGACGCACGCCTGA
- a CDS encoding DUF2917 domain-containing protein: protein MQNNLTKVQYFYGLRPGEVVTLDLHHEHTLVARGSSVWVTRAGDPRDYWLTPGQRMAVEPGRRYWVSADTPAEAQLEREVSRRFPVMRLLRKWLAGRRAAREANSCTCAA from the coding sequence ATGCAAAACAATTTGACAAAGGTTCAGTACTTCTACGGTCTTCGCCCGGGCGAAGTGGTCACGCTCGATCTGCATCATGAGCATACGCTCGTCGCACGTGGCTCGTCGGTCTGGGTGACGCGTGCCGGCGATCCGCGCGATTACTGGCTCACGCCGGGGCAGCGTATGGCCGTCGAGCCGGGGCGCCGCTACTGGGTGTCTGCGGATACGCCCGCCGAGGCTCAGCTGGAGCGCGAAGTCTCGCGTCGCTTTCCGGTGATGCGCCTGCTTCGCAAGTGGCTGGCTGGCCGTCGGGCGGCGCGTGAAGCGAACTCCTGCACCTGCGCAGCCTGA